The Marinifilum sp. JC120 genome segment TGAAGAACCAAGGCCGGACCCGCTCCAAGTAGGAATTGAAACAGAACCAGAAAGTGAAACAGTGATAGTGGTACTATGCGAATGGCTTTCCATGGCATCATCCTGTGCGCTTCCAAGTGTCCGGCCAGCATCTACTCCGCGGCCACTGTCCAATCCCCGGATAAATTCACCGCGCAGGTCGGGAACATTTGCGCCACGCACGGCAGCTAATTCTGGATAACCAGCAGTGGATTGGCCGTTGCATTCCAGCCATCCTTCAGGAACAGAACTGCCTGAATAAGGTATTATCCCACCAATGGGCGTGTCGCTGGCGGCCCGAGCCTGAACTGCAACAGAAGTAGGGTTGAAGCTGGTG includes the following:
- a CDS encoding phage tail protein, whose amino-acid sequence is MKIEEKRPMSFRTLIMIVFACIALLVAVLIALSYAPKVFAGDATSFNPTSVAVQARAASDTPIGGIIPYSGSSVPEGWLECNGQSTAGYPELAAVRGANVPDLRGEFIRGLDSGRGVDAGRTLGSAQDDAMESHSHSTTITVSLSGSVSIPTWSGSGLGSSTVGLGSIKSSGQQTLGFSGSGSGTGTSTTAGSGSENRPRNVALMYIIKAE